DNA from Gracilinanus agilis isolate LMUSP501 chromosome 3, AgileGrace, whole genome shotgun sequence:
GACTCTGATTCAGGCTTCCTTCTCCAAAACATGCCAACATAGCTTGCCATCTATCAGTGCTTTCTCAAATACTTAAAAAGTCAAATAACACCAAGGTACTCTTAGAGATAGtgttacaaaaataaatgttttacctGGGCGTCCAGATTCTTTCATTGATTCCAAATAACAGATCAGATCATCTGCTTTCACCTTATTTCCCCACCAATATGAGATTCCAGGCCATAGCTCCTTGTGCCTTTGCACAGAAATCTCATCTTCATATGAGACAATAATCCTGTATCCATGTCTCCATAGTTGATTCAGTGTCAACATTTCCTAAGAGGCATTCAGAATTGGGAAAGGTTACTGATAACTAATAGGCATGGGTTCGAATGAGTTTGTGTGTCCAtctcaaaaaacattttaactatCCCTAGTGCCAAAATGACTTCTCCCATGTTGATGTTTAcatgtatgtttttctttttaaaaattaaattagttcaTATTTACATGAGAAATCATTTCTCctcaaaaaaaatcacctttagTAATAagattaattttgattatagAACTACATAATCCAAATACCAGTGTCTTCCCAATAAAGTCACACTCACAACACCCACCATTCTGTTTCTGTCATTTAATTTAATGCCATACACTTATTAACTTCTGTAGTAGAATTTTATACCTAAAGTGACTAACAAAAACAATATTATTGTAATAGTAGCCTGAGTTCAAACTGGGTTAGTATTCAGGCATTTCCTCTAGAAATGAAGTATTTTAGCATCAGATAATCTCAAGatttggaagagatttcagaggtcatctagtctaagccATCTCTAAACAGGAATCTCCTCTTCATTCCCAACATGGTATCATTCAGCCTTTACTTGAAGATGAAGGGAAATCAATACCTCCCAAGACAGTCCAATCCAATTCTGGATAGCTCTAGTtattagttttccttatattgaggTAAAATCTGCCTTTGTGAAACTTTCAACCAGTGCTCCCACTTCTTCCCCACAGGTTCAAGATCAATGCCAAGAACATAAATATAGCTcatccttttgtttttacaacTAGAGTTATTCAAATATAGTCTTTTTTATTATCAGGGCAGCAAATGtgatgaaatggaaagaacactgaatttggaaccCTTAGACTTAAGTTTGAATGTTGGTCATGATACTTGTGTGTTATTAGATGTTATGTGTTCTTAGACATATTGGTGAAGTAAGGATACTAGCACCTGTCCTACCCACGTGATGGAGTTTTTGTggaattcaaatgagataatttactcaAAGCATTTTGTTAAttgtaaaggagaagaaaaggagggagggaagaagagagagagaaaaggagagaaaggggataatgaagaaaaggaggaagaaaacactAGTTTTCACACTACATATAGTTGAAGAAAAACCatgattaataaaaatgtatattcttatatcacaaaaattcactaaaactTCCTATCCTTAGAAAGTATAAAGaggggtttggtttggttttgaggGGGTGTGTGGGAGAATTTGTACAAGAGAAGGGAATGACATACCATCTCTAGTTACAATATATCTAATAACTATGATCCTATAACCCCATTCACTTGAGAAAAACTCAATCATGAAATGGAGAAAAACTCAGATCCTAAGGAACTAGATATATACAGGATTGGCCCATAACTCCTATGAGAAGGCCTGCAACTATCTCCAACACTGAGATTACTCCTGAGCTATAATGATAAATCCCAGGCCCTGGATGGGCAAAAGTCTCCTTGTATATGTAGGAAATTTTTGATAGTCCtcaaaaaaggaatcaaagaagtTCATGAAGAAAATTGACAAGGGTGGACAGTGGGCTTACATTCTTGTAGTCTATTAAGCATATGCTATCTAAAGATACTTGGACAGGACTTGCATAAAAAATTACTATAAAATGTGATAGGAAAAAATTTCACATTCAATGAGCTCTCAATaacctttgggttttttttatctgGGATAAGTCTTAACCACCTCAAATCCTGCTTTTAGGTTTATGGGCACATCCATCCAGAGTACTCTGTTTAATTATGTGCTCTGTTGACATAGactcataggatttagaactgagaTGGACTTGGGAGATCACCGAAtaaaaccatctcattttacagatgaagaaaccagcCTACCCTAGAGAGGTGGATTGACTTAtttaaggtcacagaggtagcaTTCCAAACACGTGGCACATTTTTTCTTAGAATCCCTTGTTCCCTTCAAATTTCTGTGCAAGTAATAGTGTCTAGAAGTCTCCTGATTTCTGCAAATACTATCTccaatttctctcaaaaaaatttaccttgaatttcttttgtaGATACTTATTTATATGCAGTCTTCTACATGAAATTATTTTGTTGGATGGCCCAACGCCAACACCTACTCAGTTGCCCTGTCACCAGTGAATCACTAGGGCTGGTGTGTCCTTGGCATTATAGTACATCCTTGGAACAGTTATGAAGCAAGAGGAGAGCCAGCTAATCTAAACATCCTGCCACATCAGCTAAAAACAAGGGGAACTTGTTTAACACCTCAAGGATCCCAGGCAGTAGTGCGTATACCAACAAAACACAACAGTATCTTGTGAAACCAGTGATTCAGTGAACAGcgcactgggcctagaatcaggaaaacctatgttcaaatctagcctcaaactcTTATTATCAGTATGAATgggggcaagttgcttaatctctgtgcctcagtttcctcaactataaagtgggggaaataatagcacctccctcacagggttgttgtgaggatcaaatgagataatctttgatAAAAGTGCTTAGTGCAGTTCCTTGCAGGGAATAGGCacttcaataaatgcttttttgttttttataactaACCTTACTTAAATACTCCCAAGTTTCCATTATTTCACAAGTATGGGCACTCTCTCCACCAAGACAAGCCCCCTACCTCTCCATTCCTTATTCCATGCCTTCAAGCCTTAGAACATGGGCTTCGTGAGTTGCTGTGgctaaaaacaataataatctttaaaatatacatatgtatacatatatcaccTTATGGCCACCATTCTAGTAGCAAACTTTTCTGCCCTTAGATTGGCTGATCCACCAATGCCAGACACAGACATACTGAAGTATACCACCAGGCCTAAAGCTGAATCCTCTCTTTTTACCGGGTCCTGGCAGAACTTACATTTTATTACCAAAGTCTTTGTAAACCCAGGATCCCTTCCACAACATTATAAGGCaataggaggcagctaagtggctcagtgaatacagagccagatctgaagatgggaagtcctgggtccaaatgtaGCCTAGTAGTCCAAATGTAGCCAAATGtagtcctagctgtgtggccctgggcaagtcacttaaccccagttgcctagctcttactgttcttctgtcttggaaccaaaacacaatattgattgtaagttggtaggtaaaggtttaaaaaaaaaaaaagatggccagCAGGACTTCAGTAGATGATTGTTCAACTATTTACTATAAAAATCTTGGGGCAaataggtggttcaatggattgagagccaggcctaaagacaagagatagtgggttcaaatctggcctcagactcttcctagttaggtgattctgggcaaatcacttaatcccagttgtctaTTGCTTATagatcttctgccttgtaactcatacttggtattgattctaagacagaaggtaagggttttcaacagcacccccccaaaaaaaactgtCTTTCAGAGATTGAGTTGTTTTGCTGGATTGCTTTAAGTTCTAAAAAGTTCTATTTTTAGTCACTTGGGATAGATGGTACATAATACACATTTAACAatagataaaattaataaaattggaatCCCTAAACAAATAGGAGAGGCAGTgaaaagagcattggacttggagtcataaGACTTGGGTCCAAATCCAGTTCTTCCACTTTACTCATATGAACTTGAACAAAACATTTCCATTCTTTGGGCTTTagtatttttcatctgtaaaatgaagggcttagacTAATAAACTCTAAAATTTCCTTCCATCGCTAATTATATGTTCCATATACTTTGAATTTTCAATTAAACGTGTAAATTagtaaaatcatagatctagcaCTGAGAGagctcagaagccatctagttcaattctctcattttacagatggggaaactaaggctcaggaaGGTTAAATCCAAGATCATTTGGGTAgtgaatgtcagaggtaggatttgaacataggacctctgAGTCAGCGATAATACAAATCATATTGCTTCATCAAGTTCTACTGGGTTTTTACTTAGCTCAACAAGCTTctcaaaaaagcaaagaaacttaATGTTTGCAGATTCTACAAGTATATttaccaaaagaagaaaaaaaggaaagaaagcatttattaagtacctactatgtacttgacactgtgctaaatacatAGGAATCACCTGAGGATTTAACTCTGGACACTATCCATTTTCAGAAATACAGATACCCCTTTCTTGGAGTCCTACTTAGTTATGATGAGAAAAAGCTGTCAATTttcagcattttctttctttctttttttttttttaaacccttactttcaatactatgtattggttccaaggcagaaaagtggtaagggctagacaatgtgggtcaagtgacttgcccaggaccacagagctaggaagtgtctgaggccagatttgaacctaggagctcctgtctcttggaggggctctcaatccagctgcccccatgaatttCTTTAACTAATAGGTTGCTCTGACCTTTTTAAAGGGGCTCTCAAAAGCTTCCTGCACAAACAAGGAGTTTAGTCTTGCCCATCCAGACAAAGGCTAGTGTGTATCTATTACTATAGCTCAGGAGTCTAACCTTAGTGTCAGAGAGAGTTGAAGCCCTTCTTCTAGAATTAAGTGCCATTCTGAcatatctttttctttcagaCCTGGGATTCTCTTTCTCTGACATCTGGAGTTTCTCGACCCAGATTTTCTTACCCAGTCAAGGGGAAAACCAACGAACTAAACTGAaggaacatgaaatatttcacttaCACCTCTGGGACACAGCatttttccaaaaatgttttttatgcAGGTGACAAGATACTGATGAAGTTCATCAGTCAGTCCTTCAAAATTCCTGCAGGCCAATATCACCACCTCCTTAGGGTGATTCTGTAACCACTCAGAAATGTCCGTTAGAGTATcctgtgaaggaaaaaaaaaatcaaaaacaaaacatttaaagagGCTAAAATGGAGCGCAATACTGAGAAGACAATATCCCTGCTTTGGGCTGaaactacataaatatatatatatatatatatatatatgtatatatatatatacatatacacatacacatatatacatatatacacatatattttatatatgttataataataataacaacaaattattaaataattttaaggcTCCAAACTGTCAAGTAGCTTCCCTTATTatggaaattttatatttgttcttttgttcaGTTTCCAGCCTGAGGAGTTACATATAACAAGAAAACGCAAAGCCAAATTGAGAAATAGTAACTggtgattaaataaaaattgcaGTCTAGCCTTGCCACTCCATTAAGGTCAGAGCAGTTTGAAAGGTTTTGCTTTGACCCTTGACAGGTCAGTAAATAGAAATTTATTGACTCACGGCAGTGGAGAATTCCAAAGACCTACCATAAAAAATGTTCTGAGTATATTTATTCAAAGTGTCCACATTAGAAGTGGCAAGCAATTCACTAATTCACTGAGTTTAGGCAGTAGTCCAAGAGGCGTATATAATGATCATTACAGCCAGATTTGTAGAAACTAGTCTCTCTTTTTAGTGCATACAAGAACAGACTTAGAAATTATACCCTTTCCTGATAGGAGATTGAGAGGGAAACAAGAATCTGATACCATTTTATTTCAACCATCCAAATCTTGCTTGAACAGATTTCACTTATGaagaacagagacagaaaacaCAGCCTTATGGGAACCAGGTTTCAGACTACCTGAGAAGTCCTTTCTATATGCTTCTCTATATAGTCCTTTTTTTCCTGCATATGTTCTACTAAATCCTTTCTTCTATgctaagaaaggggaaaggggaaaaaagactctATCTTATATTAGCCAAGATTCTCTAGCTCATATCTCCAAGAGCATCAGGGTCAGTATTTCTTCACCCAACTCTCGAAGTCACAGAGAAAAGCCACAAAGTAGGTGAATGTATTGCTCCACTCAGAGAACATTCAGGACTCTACATGTCCTTTCTGTGATCTGTGAGCCTCTCTGCAGCTATTtgggagggaagtggggagaatTACATTATCTCCTCTCCCTTCATAAGCTTATTTAGACTCACAGAACAAAAAACATGCATCatagttgttttcttttcataGACTAGAGAGCTCTatcaatataataaatactggcatGTAAAAGTTATTCTGCCTcctaaatcacttaacttccttacAAGGAAAAGCTTAGACATCGGGAAGAATCTGGAACattctttcaaaaaatgaataaaaataaataaaaataaaaaatgaatcctCTACAAATATTTGTTTTCCTGGGAATCAATGCTGATATAAGATCTACGatgggggccagctaggtggctcagtgtaccgagagccagacctagagatgagaagtcctgggttcaaatatggcctcaaacactttctaactgtgtgactctgggtaagtcacttaacccccattgcttatgtccttaccattcttctatcttggaacctatacttagtatctattctaagacagaggtaagggttaaaaaataataaaaaacatttttaaaaagaactatgaTGGGTCAAAGGTGTAagtcttaacccccattgcctaggcccttaccattcttctgtcttggaacctatatttagtatctattctaagacagaaagtaagggttaaaaaataataaaaagcatttttaaaaagaactatgaTGGGTCAAAGGTAAACtatctttatatttttacaaCTTCTGATAAAAACCAAAATGGTTATCTGATGAATCAAAACCTGGGTGAAATTTCATCAAAATTCAGTTTATAGCAAGAAAGTTAATCTTAACTCTTCATCAGTTACACTATTAAATTATACACTTAAATTCAGTACCTCCACTAAAGCTGTCGTGTATATGAGGTGTACAAAGTGCAAATTCTTCTCAGAGCCATCAATCATGTGAGCAATCCTCAGATCAAAATACCGGATTCCAGCATCCAGCTGTTCAGTTATATTCAGTGCCTACAAGGTAGAGATCATTACAAATACCTTGGTCCACTGCAAGGAAACCCCAGTTCTTCACATAATCATTTGCATCATGTCGAGTCTGTGAAACAGACAAAATGATTTTTTGTGCCTTCACGGGCACCTTTTGAGACTTAGCATGGTACATGATATTTTAAGACTAGAACACTGCAATAATAATGTAGGCTACTGTATAAATAACCTCCAAAGGACTGTGATGTCATCTGTGATGCAGATCACCAGCCTTCAGAGGCTCAGATTGCTAAATGCCTTGCCAATGGTTACTGGGAGTAAAGGCCAAGGGTGGTAGGGGATATTAATAATACTATTTGGTGGTAGGGTAGTAATaatgatacaaaagaaaaaaatccttaatgAAACAGTAAAGCAATAcgcagaagagaaaggaagaaagttcgTAAGGGGATACAATCACCGCAATTGTTGAtactattataaatataatgaagACTTCAAAGAAAACAACATTGTAGAGATTTGAGGTTTTACATACAATCCTATTTCccattctttatattttgaaatgtagATATTTGTTTGAGTTTGCtaatttcataattttcaaatttcataattttcaaaatttaagcactctaggcaaaaataaaaacaaaaaaaccacaccACCTAAGCTTAGGTACACACCCATAGATGTTCCTCTTCATTTGCCTTCCAAAAGATGCTCCCAAGAGTCCATGTGGTAATTTACCCAAGAGATCTTTGGTGACCCTCAGGCCCAGCAGGTGCGAGAAAAATATTTGGATAAAGGGCAAAGACTTAACCAAATGTTAATAAACAAGGAAATATCTGAACCAAAGACTAGCTCTTGATGTCCNgagggaggaagggagggaggaagggagggagggagggagggaggagaaagaaggaaagaaggaaggaaggtgtaTTACCTGTCTCAAATTCTGCACGAATAAGGGAATGGTTGCTTTTCCCCAGCCCCCTACTTACACAAAATAGTCAGGTGTTCTGAGGTTCCTGTTCTCAAAGTCCTTTGGACCCCATGCTCTTAGTTATATCTGAACGTGACCTGAAAGAGGCCTTCAACAGTCAATACTACTGCCCAGTGACTGAGAGCTCATTCTTTGTCACTCAAGTAGGGTCAGGAGGCCGGGAGAGCCAAGGTGGGGTGGGGGCTGGAAGCAATCCAAGGACCTCCTCTGTTGTGATCTCTCTGCTTGGAAATGATGCTTGAATGGAAACTTGAATTGTGTGCTTTGCTAAGTGGTGATCATTATGACCATacaaaagtcatttaaccaataCCCAGTTTCCCAAGTGcagaaatgatttttcatttgggaAGGGTCCAGTCACTTATCTGGTGTAGAAAGCCAAGAGCAAACACTCTAAAAATACTAGAGGCCAGGAAGCCATTTTACGCTGACTTTTGGAAAAAGGAATTTAAGTGGGAATGTTGAATTCAGTTAATTTAGATTGCAATTGGAACATGTCTAGAGGAAAGTGattttaatccttacaaaaaaagagaaaagacctaACATATCTAACATAGCTAGGGGGCAGGGAggcatatttttcttcatatagagTATTTTCAGCAGTTATCTACATGATCCTTTCAATAATGATCCCCTTGCCCTCAGGGGAGACAAACCTTAGAGTCTGACTCATCAGCTGTTTATTCTACCACACACTGAATCTTCCCACCCACCCAGAAACATCACACTTTCCTTCTGTAGTGACACAGAGGAAGCAAGTAAACCATAAAACGAGCTGGTTTTTTTACCCTTTATTCCTCAAGAAAGACCATATCacgaattttttgttgtttagtcatttcaatcatactcaactcttcatgaacccattttgggattttcttggcaaagacaccagactggtttatcatttccttttcccgctcattttacagatgaggaaagtgaggcaaattgggtgaagtgacttgtccagggtcacataactagtacatgactgaggtcagatttgaactcaagaagattagtcttcctgattccaagcctggtgctctgtccactgtgctacctagctgcctaccACACACTTAGCAGAGAAATTAGGCACTTTCagcaaagagaaatgaagactCTTTGGGGAATAAGTTCATAAAGCAGGGACATCAAGGTTATCTAGtaaaactccttcattttacaaatggggccCAGAAAGATTGTTTTTTGTTTagggctttgttttgttttaagaaagactgatttgcccaagattgcaGATAGTAAATttcaaaggtaggatttaaacaCAGGTCCTTTGAGtccaataaatatataatactttttGCACTGAACAGTACTCCcccatcaaaaacaaaaacacaagccAGATGGATATATGCTTACCAGGAATGGAAAGATGGTGAAGAGGGATGTCCCAGAGTTCAGGGGGCAGCTCAGACATCCATTGTGCATTGGTACAGCTCATGTTCTAAAAGCAGGCTGAGAAACTATACTCCCCAACTGTTTAATATAGGTCTTTCCTCCACAGACTATACcctgagaaaggaaatgaaagttttGCTTGTTAAAAATAATAGTGGTACAAGTCAGGATTCCTCTGATAAACGAGGCTACTTCTTTTGAAAAAAGAGTCTTCCTAGTTCAACTCACTAAGAATCCAATAACATACCTGATTATTTTGACCAAGAATTTGGAGAAAACGTTGGGGTCGGCACAAAAGATTTCActtggcaattaataaatataccACTTGGTATCAGtttttatctattatatttagataaaacaaaacaattctataTGCATTTGTCCTCTTCCAAATAAATGGAAACCCCCTTGGGAACAGGaactatattctctctctctctctctctctctctctctctctctctctctgtgtgtgtgtgtgtgtgtgtgtgtgtgtccctgcATTTCCTGGCACAGGTCCTTGAAttataataagaatttttttaatgtgctgAATGATAGAAGTTAAGAGTCCTAGGGTCAGGAAACTCATTGAAAAAACCCTGGCCCCCTGAAAGATCCCTTCAGCCTTAATCCTCCACCTCCTCACCTCCTCTGATTAGAGAATAAAGCCATGAACTCTCAAATCTATTAGAGAGAACTCAGCTCAGAACATCTCAGATTTCTCACCTGGCTACACTACCTTGGGACTCCTCTGATTTTTCCACCCTGCCTTTAGATAGGTTATCTTCCTTGTTCCCTCCACATTTCCTACTTTTTAGCtaccttttgtgtattgtcttcccccgttagattataaattccttgaaagcagggactgcctttcttttctatatttgtatctccatctcttagcacaatgcctggcacctaataggcattttataaattattattaactgACTGTGGTAGGGAGGGAGATTCGCAATGAATGAATTCATGTCCAATATCCTCCAACCACCTTCGATTTCTCTGTGTCCTTGTGGCCAGGAGCAAACTTTcatagaatggcagagctggatgGGATTCCAGGGGCCAACTAATTCAATCTGAACCTGAAGAAGATCCCTCTATAATAtctctgacaaatggtcatctagctTCCAACTGAAGGACATCCTTTGATAAAGGGAAACCCATTACTACCTATTACAAGACAGACCATCTACTTTTGAGCAGTTctgattattaatttttcctttacaaTGGGCCAAAACCTTTTACTCATCAACTTCCATATTTTTTTCCCTGATTCCACTCACTAGgaccaaacaaaataaatctaacCTCTTCTAAGAAAAGCTGTTCCAATTCTTGAAGACAGCTGCCATGtttccttaacatttttcttcTATAAGCTAAACATCTCCAGGTCTTTCAATTAATCATTATATTGCAGGCTCTCTCATCTCTACCCCATCCATCACCCTCTTTTGAATACTTTCCAACTTATAGCATCCTTCCTAAAATTTGGTGCCCAGAATGGAACATCCAAATGTGGGACTAATGCAGCAGTTATCAGCTACCTAATTTAGAATACTATGACACTATTAATACAATTTAAGAACAAATTACATGAGGGACTTTACATTTACTAGtattaaagaaacagaaaattactTAGGCCAGAAGATAAGTATGGTCATCAATAGCAGTGCTGTGCAAAATTCATTTGTGCCAGAGCCACAATGAAGTCAGTGGCTTTCTTTAACTAAAGTAGGGGCCCACATCTGTAGGGAATAAATGCCAAGACCTATGGTAGATAGCTGAAACCACAGTTATAAGCAAGGAGCACATGCTTACcactacatacatacacatatgtacatacataatacatacatacttatatactctctctccccactcctggccCTTAGCTCAGTGCTCCATTGCCCCGCCATCCCACTATACTAAAAAATAagacccttttttttaaaaaagggaaagtcaAAGCAGAAAAGGGCAAGGAAGACCACTGCTGCCATTTGACTAGGTTAGGAACTTTGAGGGTAAACCATCTACTGCATGGGCAGAACTGAGGTTCTCTAAAATAACTATCCACTGAATGGAAGAACTCTTCCTAAGTATCCTTATCAAATGATTATCTAGCCTCTTCTTAAATACTTGTAATGATATGGAACTCACTATGTC
Protein-coding regions in this window:
- the PLCXD1 gene encoding LOW QUALITY PROTEIN: PI-PLC X domain-containing protein 1 (The sequence of the model RefSeq protein was modified relative to this genomic sequence to represent the inferred CDS: substituted 2 bases at 2 genomic stop codons) codes for the protein MSCTNAQWMSELPPELWDIPLHHLSIPGKHISIWLVHKKSFCLFHRLDMMQMIMXRTGVSLQWTKVFVMISTLXALNITEQLDAGIRYFDLRIAHMIDGSEKNLHFVHLIYTTALVEDTLTDISEWLQNHPKEVVILACRNFEGLTDELHQYLVTCIKNIFGKMLCPRGEMLTLNQLWRHGYRIIVSYEDEISVQRHKELWPGISYWWGNKVKADDLICYLESMKESGRPDELFVAGINLTENLQYILAHPSGSLKKMTFLNLPCLYAWVQKQCPGPGTKCTNIIAGDFIGADSFVSDVIALNQKLLTD